One Pseudonocardia abyssalis DNA segment encodes these proteins:
- a CDS encoding TVP38/TMEM64 family protein: MNPRRVALGLVALVAAVVVVLTVRSAGLPDVRGAVEASGVWAPLLFVLFSGAVTVTPVPRTVFTVAAGVLFGSVTGVLLAVAGTTLAAAAAFWLVRLLGATFVERHAHRRGVTWVRARLDRSGLLAVLSLRLIPMVPFAVLNYAAGLSGVRFVPYVLGTVLGILPGTVAVVVLGDAVTGGSPHPVLLTVSLVCGLLGIGGALLAARRPAVAVTAD, from the coding sequence GTGAATCCCCGGCGTGTGGCCCTCGGTCTCGTGGCGCTCGTCGCCGCCGTGGTCGTGGTGCTCACCGTGCGCTCCGCGGGCCTGCCCGACGTGCGCGGGGCCGTCGAGGCGTCGGGGGTCTGGGCGCCGCTGCTGTTCGTGCTGTTCTCCGGCGCCGTCACCGTGACGCCGGTGCCGCGCACCGTGTTCACCGTCGCCGCCGGGGTGCTGTTCGGCTCGGTCACGGGCGTCCTGCTGGCCGTCGCGGGCACCACCCTCGCCGCCGCGGCCGCGTTCTGGCTGGTGCGCCTGCTCGGGGCGACGTTCGTGGAGCGGCACGCGCACCGCCGCGGAGTGACCTGGGTGCGCGCCCGCCTCGACCGCAGCGGCCTGCTCGCCGTCCTGTCGCTGCGGCTGATCCCGATGGTGCCGTTCGCGGTGCTGAACTACGCGGCCGGTCTCTCCGGCGTGCGCTTCGTCCCGTACGTGCTGGGCACCGTCCTCGGGATCCTGCCCGGCACCGTCGCCGTGGTGGTCCTGGGCGACGCCGTGACCGGAGGTAGCCCCCACCCGGTCCTGCTGACGGTTTCGCTGGTCTGCGGGCTGCTGGGCATCGGGGGCGCGCTGCTGGCGGCCCGCCGCCCGGCGGTCGCCGTCACCGCGGACTGA
- a CDS encoding MFS transporter, whose translation MISPLRLTLLAGGAFAVGTSAYVVAGLLPQISAELGVSISAAGQLTTAFALAYALGAPLLATLLGRRDRRGVLVAALLIAALGNLLSALAPSYGLLMVGRVLTALGAAAFTPAATHAATLLSPPERRGRAVSAVFTGITLSLVVGVPAGTLIGGIVGYRGVFAVVAALCLAGALGVRALLPTVDAPAPVGLRERLAVAADRRVLTILGITVLGLMAVLTVYTYIAPLLAESAGVTGPLLGALLVVYGIGALIGNDLGGRLTDRFGSRRPLLMTLPVITLALVTLPFTITSVVGAGIAMFVLGGGFVVNAPVQTRLIELAPSGSALVLSLNASAIYLGIGLAGLVGGGVVAVFGVLALPLVGAVLSLGSLGLLVLALRQEPAPGSVAA comes from the coding sequence GTGATCTCGCCGTTGCGCCTCACCCTCCTCGCCGGCGGCGCGTTCGCCGTCGGCACGAGCGCGTACGTCGTCGCCGGGCTGCTCCCGCAGATCAGCGCCGAGCTCGGTGTCTCGATCTCCGCGGCAGGCCAGCTGACGACGGCGTTCGCCCTCGCCTACGCCCTCGGCGCGCCGTTGCTCGCCACCCTCCTCGGCCGCCGGGATCGCCGCGGCGTGCTCGTCGCCGCGCTGCTGATCGCCGCGCTCGGCAACCTGCTGTCCGCGCTCGCGCCGAGCTACGGGCTGCTGATGGTCGGGCGGGTGCTCACGGCGCTGGGCGCGGCCGCGTTCACCCCGGCCGCGACGCATGCCGCCACCCTGCTGAGCCCGCCGGAGCGCCGCGGCCGGGCGGTGTCTGCGGTGTTCACGGGCATCACGCTGTCGCTGGTGGTGGGTGTGCCCGCGGGCACCCTGATCGGCGGGATCGTGGGGTACCGCGGGGTGTTCGCCGTGGTCGCGGCACTGTGCCTGGCCGGGGCGCTCGGCGTCCGCGCACTGCTGCCGACGGTCGACGCCCCGGCCCCGGTGGGGCTGCGCGAGCGCCTCGCCGTGGCCGCCGACCGCCGTGTGCTGACGATCCTCGGCATCACCGTGCTCGGGCTGATGGCCGTGCTGACGGTCTACACCTACATCGCCCCGCTGCTCGCCGAGTCCGCGGGCGTCACCGGGCCGCTGCTCGGCGCGCTGCTCGTCGTCTACGGCATCGGCGCCCTGATCGGCAACGATCTCGGTGGGCGGCTCACCGACCGCTTCGGCAGCCGTCGCCCGCTGCTCATGACGCTGCCGGTGATCACACTCGCGCTGGTGACGCTGCCGTTCACGATCACCTCGGTCGTCGGGGCGGGGATCGCGATGTTCGTGCTCGGCGGCGGGTTCGTCGTCAACGCGCCGGTGCAGACGCGGCTCATCGAGCTCGCGCCGTCGGGCAGCGCGCTCGTGCTCTCGCTCAACGCCTCGGCGATCTACCTGGGGATCGGGCTGGCCGGGCTGGTCGGCGGGGGAGTCGTCGCCGTGTTCGGGGTGCTGGCGCTGCCTCTCGTCGGGGCCGTCCTCTCCCTGGGCTCCCTGGGGCTCCTGGTGCTGGCACTGAGGCAGGAACCCGCACCCGGTAGCGTCGCCGCGTGA
- a CDS encoding MoaD/ThiS family protein → MATVSVPTILRTHTDGEKSVEATGSTVAEVIADLDAKHSGIAGRLLNDGKLHRFVNIYVDDEDVRFSGGLDAPVKENSTFTILPAVAGG, encoded by the coding sequence ATGGCCACCGTGTCCGTCCCCACCATCCTGCGCACCCACACCGACGGCGAGAAGTCCGTCGAGGCGACGGGCAGCACCGTCGCCGAGGTGATCGCCGACCTCGACGCCAAGCACAGCGGCATCGCCGGTCGCCTGCTCAACGACGGCAAGCTGCACCGCTTCGTCAACATCTACGTCGACGACGAGGACGTCCGCTTCTCCGGTGGCCTCGACGCCCCCGTCAAGGAGAACTCGACGTTCACGATCCTCCCCGCGGTCGCGGGCGGCTGA
- a CDS encoding cysteine synthase, with product MRYDSLIAAVGDTPLVGLPNLSPSADVRLWAKLEDRNPTGSIKDRPALAMIEKAEADGLLTPGCTVLEPTSGNTGISLAMACKLKGYHLICVMPENTSIERRQLLEMYGARIISSPAAGGSNQAVAMAKELSAENPTWVMLYQYGNPANSDAHYRTTGPEILRDLPTITHFVAGLGTTGTLMGTGRYLREHKPDVQIVAAEPRYGEVVYGLRNIDEGFVPELYDPEVLTARYSVGSHDALRRTRELVEREGIFAGISTGGILHAALAVAEKAAGAGDRADIALIVCDAGWKYLSTGAYSGELDDAADGIEGHLWA from the coding sequence ATGCGGTACGACTCGCTGATCGCGGCGGTCGGGGACACGCCGCTGGTCGGGCTGCCGAACCTCTCACCCAGTGCCGACGTGCGGCTCTGGGCGAAGCTGGAGGATCGCAACCCCACCGGCTCGATCAAGGACCGCCCCGCGCTGGCCATGATCGAGAAGGCGGAGGCCGACGGCCTGCTCACCCCCGGCTGCACGGTCCTCGAGCCGACGTCGGGCAACACCGGCATCTCGCTGGCGATGGCCTGCAAGCTCAAGGGCTACCACCTGATCTGCGTGATGCCGGAGAACACCTCCATCGAGCGGCGCCAGCTGCTGGAGATGTACGGCGCGCGGATCATCTCCTCGCCCGCGGCGGGCGGCTCGAACCAGGCCGTCGCGATGGCCAAGGAGCTGTCGGCGGAGAACCCGACCTGGGTGATGCTCTACCAGTACGGCAACCCGGCCAACTCCGACGCGCACTACCGCACCACCGGCCCGGAGATCCTCCGTGACCTGCCGACGATCACCCACTTCGTCGCCGGTCTCGGCACCACCGGCACGCTCATGGGCACCGGCCGGTACCTGCGCGAGCACAAGCCCGACGTGCAGATCGTGGCGGCCGAGCCGCGCTACGGCGAGGTCGTCTACGGCCTGCGCAACATCGACGAGGGCTTCGTGCCGGAGCTGTACGACCCCGAGGTGCTGACGGCGCGCTACTCCGTCGGCAGTCACGACGCCCTGCGCCGTACCCGGGAGCTGGTGGAGCGCGAGGGCATCTTCGCGGGCATCTCCACCGGCGGCATCCTGCACGCCGCACTGGCCGTCGCGGAGAAGGCGGCGGGCGCGGGCGACCGCGCCGACATCGCGCTGATCGTCTGCGACGCGGGCTGGAAGTACCTGTCGACGGGTGCCTACAGCGGCGAGCTCGACGACGCCGCCGACGGCATCGAGGGCCACCTCTGGGCCTAG
- the murI gene encoding glutamate racemase yields MTPDLDAPIGIFDSGVGGLTVARSIIDQLPAERVVYVGDTAHGPYGPLAIADIRRHALAVGDSLMERGIKALVVACNTATAACLPDIRERYPVPVVEVIRPAVRRAVAATHTGRIGVIGTRATIASGAYVDAFTAARDVEITAVACPRFVDFVERGTTSGRQVLGLAQSYLEPLQRARVDTLVLGCTHYPLLSAVLQIVMGPDVTLVSSAEETAKDVVRVLWEAGLAREPGPLAGPHEFLATGDPEPFARLGRRFLGPEVGAVAALTS; encoded by the coding sequence GTGACGCCCGACCTCGACGCCCCGATCGGCATCTTCGACTCCGGCGTCGGCGGTCTCACCGTCGCCCGCTCGATCATCGACCAGCTGCCCGCGGAGCGCGTGGTCTACGTCGGCGACACCGCGCACGGCCCGTACGGTCCGCTGGCGATCGCCGACATCCGCCGCCACGCGCTCGCCGTCGGCGACTCCCTGATGGAGCGCGGCATCAAGGCGCTGGTCGTGGCCTGCAACACCGCCACCGCCGCCTGCCTGCCCGACATCCGTGAGCGCTATCCCGTGCCGGTCGTCGAGGTGATCCGGCCCGCGGTCCGCCGGGCCGTCGCGGCCACGCACACCGGACGGATCGGGGTCATCGGCACGCGGGCCACGATCGCCTCGGGCGCCTACGTCGACGCGTTCACCGCGGCGCGCGACGTCGAGATCACGGCGGTCGCGTGCCCCCGTTTCGTCGACTTCGTCGAGCGCGGCACCACCAGCGGCCGCCAGGTGCTGGGTCTCGCGCAGAGCTACCTCGAGCCGCTGCAGCGCGCCCGCGTCGACACCCTCGTCCTCGGCTGCACGCACTACCCGCTGCTCAGCGCGGTGCTGCAGATCGTCATGGGCCCGGACGTCACGCTCGTCAGCAGCGCGGAGGAGACGGCGAAGGACGTGGTCCGGGTGCTGTGGGAGGCCGGGCTCGCGCGCGAGCCCGGCCCGCTCGCCGGGCCGCACGAGTTCCTGGCCACCGGTGACCCGGAGCCGTTCGCCCGCCTGGGCCGCCGGTTCCTCGGGCCCGAGGTGGGCGCGGTCGCGGCCCTGACCTCGTGA
- a CDS encoding rhomboid family intramembrane serine protease, whose product MTAPVPRRTIGRVLPAAPGRSAVTMLVFTVFLYVVEVADVISGQTLQFNGIVPRDTGDLDGILWAPLLHDDWAHLAANTLPFLIFGFLAMAGGIRQFVLVTATIWLLGGLGVWLTGDDNSYHIGASGLVFGWLAFLLTRGFFARSGRQIAVAIVLFLVWGGILFGVLPGQPGISWQAHLFGAAAGVLAAWMVARADRPEPVLPAT is encoded by the coding sequence ATGACCGCCCCGGTGCCCCGCCGCACAATCGGCCGCGTGCTGCCCGCCGCCCCCGGCCGCTCGGCGGTCACGATGCTGGTGTTCACGGTGTTCCTCTACGTCGTCGAGGTCGCCGACGTGATCTCCGGACAGACACTGCAGTTCAACGGCATCGTCCCGCGCGACACCGGGGATCTCGACGGCATCCTCTGGGCCCCGCTCCTGCACGACGACTGGGCGCACCTGGCCGCCAACACCCTCCCGTTCCTGATCTTCGGGTTCCTCGCGATGGCGGGCGGTATCCGGCAGTTCGTGCTGGTCACGGCCACGATCTGGCTGCTCGGCGGGCTGGGCGTGTGGCTCACCGGCGACGACAACAGCTACCACATCGGGGCGTCCGGGCTCGTGTTCGGCTGGCTCGCGTTCCTGCTCACGCGCGGGTTCTTCGCCCGCAGCGGGCGCCAGATCGCGGTGGCGATCGTGCTGTTCCTGGTCTGGGGCGGCATCCTGTTCGGCGTGCTGCCCGGGCAGCCGGGGATCTCCTGGCAGGCGCACCTGTTCGGGGCGGCCGCGGGCGTGCTCGCCGCGTGGATGGTGGCCCGCGCCGACCGACCCGAGCCGGTGCTCCCGGCGACGTAG
- a CDS encoding DUF2231 domain-containing protein, which translates to MYTVVGLPLHPLIVHAVVVLLPLAAVGTLAAAARPAWRRVLAIPTLLVALGGAVAVPLASSSGWQLRSSTGGGSPLVAEHAARASFLLPAAVLFVALLAAVVYADRRVPVAAGSHAGPVAASRLAPGLAVAAAVVGVAVAALVVWIGHAGASAVWS; encoded by the coding sequence ATGTACACCGTCGTGGGCCTGCCGCTGCACCCGCTGATCGTCCACGCCGTCGTGGTGCTGCTGCCGCTGGCTGCGGTCGGCACCCTGGCCGCCGCGGCGCGGCCGGCGTGGCGGCGCGTGCTCGCGATCCCGACCCTGCTGGTGGCCCTCGGCGGGGCGGTCGCGGTGCCGCTGGCGTCGTCGAGCGGATGGCAGCTGCGGTCGTCGACGGGTGGCGGGAGCCCGCTGGTGGCCGAGCACGCCGCCCGCGCGTCGTTCCTGCTGCCCGCCGCCGTGCTGTTCGTCGCCCTGCTCGCCGCGGTGGTGTACGCCGACCGGCGGGTGCCGGTGGCGGCGGGGAGCCATGCGGGGCCCGTGGCCGCGTCCCGGCTCGCGCCCGGCCTGGCGGTCGCCGCCGCGGTCGTCGGGGTGGCCGTGGCCGCACTCGTGGTCTGGATCGGCCACGCGGGGGCGTCGGCCGTGTGGTCCTAG
- a CDS encoding Mov34/MPN/PAD-1 family protein, translating to MLQIRADLVEEIMAHARAEHPHEACGMIAGAEGTERPERFFRMTNAAKPTGDAEAQEREQAHRALVLGEAHAEYRGERRSSLTYYTWDVKERLRAQRAMDAADEWPTVIYHSHTRSEAYPSQVDIDVASGPANDPRIHYVIVSTRPDAEPRVRGHDLRSFRIVDGVVTEEEVDVVETYMFAHTGADDVPDLG from the coding sequence GTGCTGCAGATCCGCGCCGACCTCGTCGAGGAGATCATGGCGCACGCCCGTGCGGAGCATCCCCACGAGGCGTGCGGGATGATCGCGGGTGCCGAGGGCACGGAGCGGCCCGAGCGGTTCTTCCGGATGACGAACGCGGCGAAGCCGACCGGCGACGCCGAGGCGCAGGAGCGCGAGCAGGCCCACCGCGCCCTCGTGCTGGGCGAGGCGCACGCGGAGTACCGGGGCGAGCGACGTTCGTCACTGACGTACTACACGTGGGACGTCAAGGAACGGCTGCGCGCGCAGCGCGCGATGGACGCCGCCGACGAATGGCCGACCGTCATCTACCACTCGCACACACGCAGCGAGGCGTACCCGTCGCAGGTCGACATCGACGTGGCGTCCGGCCCGGCCAACGACCCGCGCATCCACTACGTGATCGTCTCGACGCGTCCCGACGCCGAGCCGCGGGTGCGCGGGCACGATCTGCGGTCGTTCCGGATCGTGGACGGTGTGGTCACCGAGGAAGAAGTCGACGTCGTGGAGACTTACATGTTCGCGCACACCGGCGCGGACGACGTCCCGGACCTCGGCTGA
- a CDS encoding MBL fold metallo-hydrolase has product MRLLVLGCSGSGPGPSSPASGYLVEAGDVRLVMDLGNGTLGALQRHLDPWFLDAVAFSHLHPDHCADFTALVVHRRYHPFPPADVGRLAVFAPVEAPDRFAAAYAPDAAERAETDLTDAFDFRPHVAETAIGDVVLRTAAVDHPCEAYALRVEHGGRSLVYSGDTGPTDALVELARGADVLLCEATWPHVTSVWDEPPTGVHLSGRQAGEHAAAAGVGRLLLTHCPPWFDAAELAAEAKAAFGGPVEVVAADAGYDV; this is encoded by the coding sequence ATGCGCCTGCTCGTTCTCGGCTGCTCGGGCAGCGGCCCGGGGCCGTCCTCACCCGCGTCCGGGTACCTCGTGGAGGCCGGGGACGTCCGGCTCGTGATGGACCTCGGCAACGGCACCCTCGGCGCGCTGCAGCGCCACCTCGACCCGTGGTTCCTCGACGCCGTCGCGTTCTCGCACCTGCACCCCGACCACTGCGCCGACTTCACCGCGCTCGTCGTGCACCGCCGCTACCACCCGTTCCCGCCCGCCGACGTGGGCCGACTCGCGGTGTTCGCCCCCGTCGAGGCGCCGGACCGCTTCGCCGCCGCCTACGCCCCCGACGCCGCCGAGCGCGCCGAGACCGACCTGACCGACGCGTTCGACTTCCGCCCGCACGTCGCCGAGACCGCGATCGGCGACGTCGTGCTGCGCACCGCGGCCGTCGACCACCCCTGCGAGGCCTACGCGCTGCGCGTCGAGCACGGCGGGCGCAGCCTCGTCTACAGCGGCGACACCGGCCCCACCGACGCTCTCGTCGAGCTCGCCCGCGGCGCCGACGTCCTGCTCTGCGAGGCCACCTGGCCGCACGTCACCTCGGTGTGGGACGAGCCGCCGACCGGCGTGCACCTGTCCGGCCGCCAGGCCGGAGAGCACGCCGCGGCCGCGGGTGTGGGCCGCCTGCTGCTCACCCACTGCCCGCCCTGGTTCGACGCAGCCGAGCTGGCGGCCGAGGCGAAGGCGGCGTTCGGCGGACCGGTCGAGGTCGTCGCGGCCGACGCCGGTTACGACGTCTAG
- a CDS encoding carboxymuconolactone decarboxylase family protein, which translates to MTTASDPAGLDLDPDGLAVRREVLGPEYVDAALARADATTADFQEMITKYAWGHVWTRPGIDRRMRSAVTLTALVAHGHLAELELHLRAALRNGLTREEIVEILLQTAIYCGVPAANSAFGVARRVLAEEQAPEG; encoded by the coding sequence GTGACGACTGCATCCGATCCTGCAGGCCTCGACCTCGATCCCGACGGCCTGGCGGTGCGCCGCGAGGTGCTCGGCCCGGAGTACGTCGACGCCGCGCTGGCCCGCGCCGACGCCACCACGGCCGACTTCCAGGAGATGATCACGAAGTACGCCTGGGGCCACGTCTGGACGCGCCCGGGCATCGACCGCCGGATGCGCAGCGCCGTCACCCTCACCGCCCTCGTCGCGCACGGCCACCTCGCCGAGCTCGAACTGCACCTGCGCGCGGCCCTGCGCAACGGGCTCACCCGCGAGGAGATCGTCGAGATCCTGCTGCAGACCGCGATCTACTGCGGCGTTCCGGCGGCGAACTCGGCGTTCGGGGTGGCCCGCCGGGTGCTGGCCGAGGAACAGGCCCCGGAGGGCTGA
- the rph gene encoding ribonuclease PH — MNRLDGRTDDELRPVRLTRGFQAHPAGSVLVEFGGTKVLCAASVTQGVPRWRTGSGLGWLTAEYAMLPSATHTRSDRESVKGRVGGRTHEISRLIGRSLRACIDLKALGENTIALDCDVLQADGGTRTAAITGAYVALADAVTWLGAHGRLADPQPLSCQVAAVSVGVVDGRVRLDLPYEEDSRAEVDTNVVATDRGTLIEVQGTGEGATFSRATLDAMLDSALGGIERLCAAQAEALAAPYPGELP, encoded by the coding sequence GTGAACCGACTCGATGGCAGGACCGACGACGAACTGCGCCCGGTGAGGCTGACCCGCGGCTTCCAGGCGCACCCGGCGGGCTCGGTGCTCGTCGAGTTCGGGGGCACGAAGGTGCTGTGCGCGGCGAGCGTGACGCAGGGCGTGCCGCGCTGGCGTACCGGTTCGGGCCTGGGCTGGCTCACCGCGGAGTACGCGATGCTGCCGTCGGCCACGCACACCCGCAGCGACCGCGAGTCCGTGAAGGGCCGCGTCGGCGGGCGCACGCACGAGATCAGCCGGCTGATCGGCCGCTCGCTGCGGGCCTGCATCGACCTCAAGGCGTTGGGGGAGAACACCATCGCGCTGGACTGCGACGTCCTGCAGGCCGACGGCGGCACCCGCACCGCGGCCATCACCGGGGCCTACGTCGCGCTCGCCGACGCCGTCACCTGGCTCGGCGCGCACGGTCGCCTCGCCGACCCCCAGCCGTTGTCGTGCCAGGTCGCGGCCGTCAGCGTCGGGGTGGTGGACGGGCGCGTGCGCCTCGACCTGCCCTACGAGGAGGACTCGCGGGCCGAGGTCGACACGAACGTCGTCGCCACCGACCGGGGCACGCTGATCGAGGTGCAGGGCACCGGGGAGGGAGCGACGTTCAGCCGCGCGACCCTCGACGCCATGCTCGACTCCGCGCTCGGCGGCATCGAGCGGCTGTGCGCGGCGCAGGCCGAGGCGCTCGCCGCGCCCTACCCCGGCGAGCTCCCGTGA
- the rdgB gene encoding RdgB/HAM1 family non-canonical purine NTP pyrophosphatase translates to MSARILLATRNAGKLVELRRMLSGFEIVGLADVPEFPDAPETGATFAENALAKARDAAEATGLTSVADDSGLAVDALNGMPGVLSARWSGRHGDDIANLELLLAQLGDVPDDRRGAAFVCAAALVVPGGTETVVHGEWTGTIVRAPRGTNGFGYDPVFVPDGSDRTSAELSADEKDAASHRALALAALVPHLQALSD, encoded by the coding sequence GTGAGCGCGCGGATCCTGCTCGCGACCCGCAACGCCGGGAAGCTCGTCGAGCTGCGGCGGATGCTGTCGGGGTTCGAGATCGTCGGGCTCGCCGACGTCCCCGAGTTCCCCGACGCGCCCGAGACCGGCGCGACGTTCGCGGAGAACGCGCTGGCCAAGGCCCGTGACGCCGCGGAGGCGACCGGTCTGACATCGGTGGCCGACGACTCCGGTCTCGCCGTCGACGCCCTCAACGGCATGCCGGGCGTGCTGTCGGCGCGGTGGAGCGGGCGCCACGGCGACGACATCGCCAACCTCGAGCTGCTGCTCGCCCAGCTCGGTGACGTGCCCGACGACCGCCGCGGCGCCGCGTTCGTCTGCGCGGCGGCCCTCGTGGTGCCCGGCGGGACCGAGACCGTCGTGCACGGGGAGTGGACCGGCACGATCGTGCGCGCGCCCCGGGGCACCAACGGCTTCGGCTACGACCCCGTCTTCGTACCCGACGGGTCCGACCGCACCTCGGCCGAACTCAGCGCGGACGAGAAGGACGCGGCATCGCACCGGGCACTGGCCCTCGCCGCGCTCGTCCCGCACCTGCAGGCGCTCTCCGACTGA